One segment of Panicum virgatum strain AP13 chromosome 1K, P.virgatum_v5, whole genome shotgun sequence DNA contains the following:
- the LOC120639708 gene encoding cell division cycle 20.2, cofactor of APC complex-like → MDAGSHSISSEKSRAAAAPPPPLQEAGSRPYMPSLSSGSRNPSAKCYGDRFIPDRSAMDMDMAHYLLTEPRKDKENAAGVAASPSKEAYRRLLAEKLLNNRTRILAFRNKPPEPENVSCAEAASNLQAKPAKQRRHIPQSAERTLDAPELVDDYYLNLLDWGSNNVLSIALGDTVYLWDASSGSTSELVTVDEDSGPITSVSWAPDGRHIAVGLNSSDVQLWDTSSNRLLRTLRGVHEARVGSLAWNNSILTTGSMDGKIVNNDVRIRNHVVQTYEGHSQEVCGLKWSGSGQQLASGGNDNLLHIWDASMASSMPSAGRNQWLHRLEDHMAAVKALAWCPFQSNLLATGGGGSDRCIKFWNTHTGACLNSVDTGSQVCALLWNKNERELLSSHGFTQNQLTLWKYPSMVKMAELTGHTSRVLFMAQSPDGCTVASAAADETLRFWNVFGAPEAPKPAAKASHTGMFNSFNHIR, encoded by the exons ATGGACGCAGGTTCCCACTCGATCTCCTCCGAGaagagccgcgccgccgccgcgccgccgccgccgctgcaggagGCGGGCTCCCGCCCCTACATGCCGTCGCTGAGCTCGGGATCGCGCAACCCGTCGGCCAAGTGCTAC GGCGACAGGTTCATCCCGGATAGATCGGCGATGGACATGGACATGGCGCACTACCTGCTAACGGAGCCTAGGAAGGATAAGGAGAACGCGGCGGGTGTGGCGGCGTCCCCGTCCAAGGAGGCGTACCGGAGGCTGCTCGCGGAGAAGCTGCTCAACAACCGGACGCGGATCCTCGCCTTCAGGAACAAgccgccggagcccgagaacgTCTCCTGCGCCGAGGCAGCTTCCAACCTGCAGGCCAAGCCGGCCAAGCAGCGGCGCCACATTCCCCAG TCTGCCGAGCGGACTCTGGACGCACCAGAGCTCGTCGATGACTACTACCTCAACCTGCTTGACTGGGGGAGCAACAACGTGCTGTCCATTGCTTTGGGCGACACGGTGTACCTGTGGGACGCATCGAGCGGATCCACATCTGAGCTTGTGACCGTCGACGAGGACAGCGGTCCTATTACTAGCGTTAGCTGGGCTCCCGATGGTCGACACATTGCTGTTGGGCTCAACTCGTCTGACGTTCAGCTCTGGGACACCAGCTCCAACCGACTG TTGAGAACTCTTAGGGGTGTGCATGAGGCAAGAGTCGGCTCGCTGGCATGGAACAACAGCATCCTAACGACCGGCAGCATGGACGGCAAGATCGTGAACAATGACGTGAGGATCAGGAACCACGTTGTGCAGACGTATGAGGGGCACAGCCAGGAGGTGTGTGGCCTCAAGTGGTCTGGATCAGGGCAGCAGCTGGCCAGCGGGGGCAACGACAACCTTCTGCACATTTGGGATGCGTCAATGGCATCCTCCATGCCATCTGCTGGCCGCAACCAGTGGCTGCACAGGCTCGAGGACCACATGGCTGCTGTGAAGGCGCTCGCCTGGTGCCCATTCCAGAGCAACTTGCTGGCCactggcggcggtggcagcgatCGGTGCATCAAGTTCTGGAACACACACACTGGTGCATGTCTGAACTCCGTTGACACCGGATCACAGGTGTGCGCTCTTCTCTGGAACAAGAATGAGAGAGAGCTGCTGAGTTCACACGGATTCACACAGAACCAACTGACTTTGTGGAAGTATCCATCAATGGTGAAGATGGCTGAACTCACTGGCCATACTTCTCGTGTCCTTTTCATGGCTCAG AGTCCTGATGGTTGCACGGTAGCATCAGCTGCTGCAGATGAGACCCTCCGGTTCTGGAACGTTTTTGGAGCCCCTGAAGCGCCCAAACCTGCAGCCAAGGCTTCTCACACTGGGATGTTCAACAGCTTCAACCATATCCGTTAG